Proteins from a single region of Hordeum vulgare subsp. vulgare chromosome 6H, MorexV3_pseudomolecules_assembly, whole genome shotgun sequence:
- the LOC123401465 gene encoding AP-2 complex subunit mu, with product MPVAASAIYFLNLRGDVLINRLYRDDVGGNMVDAFRMHIMQTKELGTCPVRQIGGCSFLYMRISNVYIVIVVSSNANVSCAFKFVVEAVALFKSYFGGTFDEDAIRNNFVLIYELLDEIMDFGYPQNLSPEILKLYITQEGVRSPFSSKPSDKPVPNATLQVTGAVGWRREGLVYKKNEVFLDIVESVNLLMSSKGSVLRCDVTGKILMKCFLSGMPDLKLGLNDKIGLEKEAQLKSRPSKSGKTIELDDVTFHQCVNLTRFNSEKTVSFVPPDGEFELMKYRITEGVNLPFRVLPTIKELGRTRMEINVKVKSVFGAKMFALGVVVKVPVPKQTAKTSFQTTSGKAKYNASIDSLVWKIRKFPGQTEATMSAEVELISTMGEKKLANRPPIQMEFQVPMFTASGLRVRFLKVWEKSGYNTVEWVRYITRAGSYEIRC from the exons ATGCCGGTGGCGGCGTCGGCCATCTACTTCCTCAACCTTCGCGGGGACGTCCTCATCAATCGCCTATACCGCGACGATGTCGG GGGAAATATGGTTGATGCATTCAGGATGCACATTATGCAAACAAAAGAGCTTGGTACATGCCCTGTTCGACAAATAGGAGGCTGTTCCTTCCTTTACATGAGGATCAGTAATGTTTACATTGTGATCGTGGTTAGCAGCAATGCTAATGTTTCTTGTGCTTTCAAGTTTGTTGTGGAG GCAGTGGCCCTCTTCAAGTCCTACTTTGGTGGAACTTTTGATGAAGATGCTATCAGGAATAACTTTGTGTTAATATACGAGCTTCTTGATG AGATTATGGACTTCGGTTATCCTCAGAATCTCTCacctgaaattttgaagttatatatAACCCAGGAAGGCGTACGATCGCCATTTTCCTCCAAG CCTTCGGATAAGCCAGTTCCAAATGCGACCCTGCAAGTTACTGGCGCTGTTGGTTGGAGAAGAGAGGGTCTTGTGTACAAGAAGAATGAG GTTTTCTTGGACATTGTTGAGAGCGTAAACCTTCTTATGTCTTCTAAAG GGAGTGTTCTACGATGTGATGTGACAGGAAAGATTCTTATGAAGTGCTTCCTTTCTGGAATGCCTGATCTGAAGTTGGGACTTAATGACAAAATTGGACTTGAAAAGGAAGCCCAACTTAAGTCCAGGCCTTCAAAGAG TGGGAAGACCATAGAACTCGATGATGTCACGTTCCACCAGTGCGTCAACCTAACAAGATTTAACTCAGAAAAAACAGTCAGCTTTGTGCCACCAGATGGTGAATTCGAATTGATGAA atatcgaattACAGAGGGTGTAAATCTTCCATTCCGGGTTCTGCCCACAATTAAGGAGTTGGGACGAACACGCATGGAGATTAATGTGAAA GTTAAGAGTGTTTTTGGTGCTAAGATGTTTGCACTTGGTGTTGTGGTTAAAGTTCCAGTCCCAAAGCAGACAGCGAAGACGAGTTTCCAAACAACATCTGGCAAAGCCAAATATAATGCTTCAATTGATTCCCTGGTGTGGAA GATCAGGAAATTTCCTGGACAGACCGAGGCAACGATGAGTGCAGAAGTTGAACTGATCTCTACAATGGGGGAAAAGAAGTTAGCGAACAGGCCACCGATTCAGATGGAATTCCAG GTTCCGATGTTCACTGCTTCTGGTTTACGTGTTCGGTTCCTCAAG GTGTGGGAGAAGAGTGGCTACAACACCGTTGAGTGGGTTCGCTACATCACAAGGGCTGGATCATATGAAATCAGGTGTTAG